A section of the Ignavibacteriales bacterium genome encodes:
- a CDS encoding SpoIIE family protein phosphatase, translating into MTQQESKKQLELDSLIEFSQLINSNLNLSFILGNILLSIMGKMLITKGMVMIKQATEEGSEFYTIESSKGIPLGEENNQVVVEFPKEPVFCVNDIAERDRNYFESKGLLNFFKIYFDKKLLGVLCLGKKVSQKDGAEPLTKNEVIFLETLLNLSASSIENTIKFNEINRLNISLSNKVNQLKSLFELGKEFNSTVVNRDKIIRLLSYTLLGNFGIKDFLILSKYRSENFKLLNEKRNIELEKYDLSELEEIQTPTIITENSQNEFIKYLSAKDYVLMVPTFNDGKLDNIICLGRKLNKTGFTLEDIEFLESILNLSVISIENSILFEEYLEKQQIENELKIAREIQMALLPESLPIIDGYQIAGDNISALQVGGDYYDVIKLTETKFAFVIADVSGKGTPASLLMSNIQSAVHSYLKLYSESFDIAFVTKNINELIYDNTSSEKFITFFWGILDTESNEFQYINAGHNHPYLFRGDEVIHLDKGGLMIGILKDGIGYEVGAVRLEDNDVLVMYTDGVTEAQNINKEDYGDDRLISLVKDNLNYKAGEISLKIKDSIDKFVGKAKQFDDITMIVIKKAKAL; encoded by the coding sequence ATGACACAGCAGGAATCAAAAAAACAACTCGAATTAGATTCGCTGATAGAATTTTCCCAGTTGATCAATAGTAATCTTAACCTCAGCTTTATTCTCGGGAATATTCTGCTTAGTATAATGGGTAAGATGCTCATTACGAAGGGTATGGTGATGATAAAGCAGGCAACAGAGGAAGGATCAGAATTTTATACGATAGAATCATCAAAAGGTATCCCCTTAGGTGAAGAAAACAACCAGGTCGTAGTAGAGTTTCCCAAGGAGCCGGTATTCTGTGTGAATGATATCGCGGAAAGGGACAGAAATTATTTTGAAAGCAAAGGTCTGCTGAACTTCTTTAAGATATATTTCGACAAGAAGTTGTTAGGTGTGCTTTGTTTGGGTAAGAAAGTTTCTCAAAAGGACGGAGCCGAACCTCTCACAAAAAACGAGGTAATATTCCTGGAAACACTGCTCAATCTTTCCGCGTCATCGATAGAGAATACGATAAAATTTAACGAGATAAACCGCCTTAATATATCGCTCAGTAATAAGGTAAACCAGCTAAAATCGCTGTTCGAGCTGGGCAAGGAGTTCAACTCCACTGTCGTAAACAGGGACAAGATCATACGGCTATTGAGTTACACGCTACTGGGAAATTTCGGTATTAAGGACTTCCTTATACTCAGTAAATACAGATCGGAAAATTTTAAGCTCCTCAACGAAAAGAGAAATATAGAGCTGGAGAAATACGATCTATCGGAGCTGGAAGAAATACAGACGCCTACAATAATAACGGAAAATTCACAGAACGAATTTATTAAATATCTTTCGGCAAAGGATTATGTGCTGATGGTGCCTACGTTTAATGACGGGAAGCTGGATAACATAATTTGCCTCGGCAGGAAGCTGAATAAGACGGGATTTACGCTGGAAGATATAGAATTCCTCGAATCAATTCTTAATCTATCCGTTATATCGATAGAAAATTCGATCCTATTCGAGGAGTATCTCGAGAAGCAGCAGATAGAAAATGAGCTCAAGATAGCTAGAGAAATTCAGATGGCGTTACTGCCGGAGTCACTGCCGATAATTGACGGGTACCAGATAGCAGGCGATAATATCTCAGCACTCCAGGTGGGTGGTGATTATTACGACGTGATCAAGCTGACAGAAACGAAATTCGCATTTGTAATCGCTGACGTATCGGGGAAAGGCACGCCGGCATCATTACTAATGTCGAATATACAGTCGGCGGTGCATTCATATTTAAAGCTTTACTCGGAAAGTTTCGATATAGCATTCGTGACAAAGAACATTAATGAGCTAATCTACGATAATACATCGTCGGAGAAATTCATTACATTCTTCTGGGGAATACTGGATACGGAAAGCAACGAGTTCCAATACATAAACGCCGGGCACAACCATCCGTACCTATTCAGAGGAGACGAAGTGATACATCTCGACAAGGGCGGCCTGATGATTGGTATTTTGAAAGACGGAATAGGATACGAAGTCGGAGCGGTAAGGCTGGAAGATAACGACGTCCTTGTTATGTACACTGACGGTGTTACCGAAGCACAAAACATCAATAAAGAAGATTACGGAGACGACAGGTTAATCTCGCTGGTAAAAGATAATCTGAATTACAAAGCCGGGGAGATCTCACTTAAAATAAAAGATTCGATAGACAAGTTCGTCGGAAAGGCAAAACAATTCGATGATATCACCATGATAGTCATCAAAAAAGCAAAGGCTCTCTAA
- a CDS encoding 30S ribosomal protein S18: protein MRKDKGKGATYKLTQQTAKKHVQQKKRDPFKERGVEDFIDFRDTRLLNRFLNDQGKLLPARITGATAKMQRQLTTAIKRARHLALIPFVSEGSKY, encoded by the coding sequence AGGGTAAGGGCGCAACTTACAAGCTTACCCAGCAGACAGCTAAAAAGCATGTTCAGCAAAAGAAAAGAGACCCTTTCAAAGAGAGAGGTGTCGAGGATTTTATTGATTTCAGAGATACAAGGCTTTTGAACAGGTTCCTTAACGACCAGGGAAAACTATTACCTGCAAGAATTACAGGAGCTACTGCTAAGATGCAGAGACAGCTTACCACCGCTATAAAAAGAGCAAGACATCTCGCTCTCATTCCATTCGTCAGCGAAGGTTCTAAATACTAA